The genomic region CGGCCTTCAGTGTCTGCTCATTCGGCAGCTTGCTACCGGGCTCCAGGTCGCCCGAATGGATCTTTTCCCGCCACTCTGCGGCGATCCGCTCCCATTTGGCCATGTCTACATACTCCTTCGCCTCAGCTCCAGTTTAGGTCTTCATGAAGTCTTGACGCGATCGGACGAACCGTCGTAGCTTGTCTATACGTCTTCATGAAGACATGAAGAGGACGGAGTGCACCGACGAGCGGTGCCCCAGCAGACAGGAGACAGCCTTGAAGCTGTACGTGGACACCACGCGCAAGCAGGTGACGGCGTCGAAGGACCCGGAGCCGAAGAACGACCAGAACGGCAACCAGAAGTCCGAGAAGAACACGGGCCGGCTCATGTGGTCCACCCAGGTCTTCGTACTCGACGAGAACGGCGGCGAGGTCATCACCATCACCACGGCGGGAGAGAAGCCGGGCGTGAAGGTGGGCGACTTCGTCGAGGTCGAGCAGTTGGAGGCCATTCCGTGGGCGACCAACGGGCGTAACGGCGTCGCGTTCCGGGCGGTCTCGCTGAAGCCGAAGACTGGCACCTCGGCCAAGTAGGTCCCTCGCACGGCGTGCTGTGTGAGCCACTGGTGTCCGTGGCTCGCTGAAGCGGCCTAACTGGTCCGCTGACCCAACATCCCTGAACTGGTCCGGGAGTGTTCCTGACTCCTACATTCCCGGCCCCGTCTCCGCCATGCGGTGACGAAAAGGAAATGGCCCGGGGTCGGTACTGACTCCTACATCTGCCGACCCCGGTGCCGCCAACTCATCCGACCCAACTCGCGATTGGGAGGACTCGTCGTGTCCAAGTCTAGCCCCCGCCGCCCCTTCGGCGGGAAGTCCAGCGGAACGGTGACGGTCATCGAGGCCAAGGTCCACCGGTCCTCCGCGCGGAACGCCCGGCTGGCGTTCATCCTCACGGCGGTCATCGTCGGCGTCCTGTCCGCCGTGGTGGCCGCGTCCTACATGCACCCGATCCTGGCTCTCATCGTCGGCGCGCTGATCGGCGTGCCGGTCGGCGGGATCGTGTGGGTGCTGGTCCGCATCTGGCCGGTCCTGCGGCTGCTGTGGTGGTGGCTCCCGGAAATCGGGATCACCGTCGGCGTGCTCACCTTCTGGGTGCAGCTCGCCAACCACACCCCCGCCGTGGTGACGCTCCTCGTGGTCGCCCTGGTCGTGGGTGTCCCGGCCGCCGTGCCGGTCATCCGCCACCAGCTGGTGGCGTGGGCGTGGTGCCTGATCGTGCGGCATCGGCTGCGTGTGTGCTTCGCGCAGTTCATCATCGCCAACCAGTCCGGGTCGCTGCCGCTGATCCTGTGGGCTCGTCCCACCCCGGTCGGTGAGCGGGTCTGGGTGTATCTCCGCCCGGGCCTGTCGGCCAAGGACCTGGAAGGCCGGCTCGACAAGATCGCCGTGACCTGCCACGCCTCCACCGTGCTCATCGAGCGCGCGTCGGAGCGCAACGCCGCCTATCTGCGGTTCGACATCAAGCGCCGTGAAGTCCTCACCGCCGATGTCGCCTCGCCGCTGGTCGACGTGATCGACCCGGACACCCCGACGGTCGAGCAGGCACCGCTGACGGTGCCGACCGCCCTGGACCTGCCGGACGTCGACGTACCGACGATCACCCTCCCGGCCCAGGGGCGGCCGGCGAAGAAGCCGGCCACCGCCGCCAACGGCAGCAAGCCCGCGGCGTCGTCCGCGTCGTCCATCCCCGACGACGACGTCAACGACTGGATCTGATCCCCACCCAACCCGGACGCGAGGAGCCCTGCGGGCTCGTTCGTGTGGCTCCTCGCGCCCACTCATCGCCCAAGGAGGGCAACCCCATGGCTGTCATCGCCGAAGCGGCCCCCGTGCCGGTGGGGCCTGGCCTGTCGATGTTCGACCCCATCTTCGTCGGCATCGACGAGTTCGGTCAGCCCGTCTACATCACCCTCGCCTACCGCAACCTCCTCGCCGGCGGCGAGCCCGGCGGAGGTAAGTCCGGCCTGCTCAACTGCATCGCCGCCCACGCCGCCCTCTCCGTCGACAGCCGCCTGGTGCTGCTGGACGGCAAGCTCGTCGAACTCGGGCAGTGGGAAGACGTGGCTGACGCGTTCATCGGCCCCGACATCACCGAAGCCCTCAACGTGCTGCGGCGGCTTCAGGTCGTGATGAACAACCGCTACGCCTGGCTGCGCGCCCACGGGCGCCGCAAGGTGACCGCCCTCGACGGGCTGACGGTCATCACCGTCCTGGTCGACGAGATCGCCTACTACTCCGCCACCGTCGGCGCCAAGCAGGAGCAGGAAGAGTTCGTCGCGCTCCTGCGTGACCTGGTCGCCCGGGGCCGTGCCGCCGGCATCCCGGTCGTGGCCGCCACGCAGCGGCCGTCGTTCGACATCATCCCGACCTCGCTGCGGGACCTGTTCGGCTACCGGGCGGCGTTCCGCTGCACCACCCCCAACTCGTCGAACATCGTTCTGGGTCACGGGTGGGCGGAGCAGGGCTACTCCGCCACCGACATCTCACCGACCAACCAGGGCGCGGCCTACCTCATCGCCGAAGGCGGCATCCCCCGCCGCATCAAGGTCGCCTACCTCACCGACACCCAGATCTCGGGCATCGCCGACTACGCCGCCTGGATCCGCAGACCCGCCACCACCCCGGCCGGCACCCCCACTGAATGGGAGGCCGTGGCATGACCACCCGAGAGCGCACCTACGCCCGCGCCAACAACCAGCGCGCCAACCAATACACCGAGATGTGGATCGTCGGCACTCCGGAGGACCTGGCCGTGATGATCCACGCCGCCAGTAAAACCGGCCGGCTCGTCTTCGTCTCCGCCCCGCACCAGATGGGCGTGGACGACATCCGCCATCGCCGCTACCTGCGGCTGCGCACCCGATAACCGGCCGACGGAACCGGCTCACGCCCTGGAAAGCAGACCGGTTCCGCCGACCTCCACCAACAGCCCTTTCGAAAGGACGTGGCTGCCATGAAGGCTACCCACAACCCACCCACCGGAGTCCAGGTCACACCCGCTGACCTGCTCCGGATGGCCGCCCTCTACCTGCGCCGGCACGGCTGGCACCAGGGCACCTATTACGCCACCACCGACACCCCCACCCCGCCGGCCTGCCTGGTCGGCGCGATCGGCATCGCCTGCGCCGGACACCGCGTCGAGCACTTCTCCGACCTCGAACCCGACGACCGACACGCCTACCTCGACGCCATCGCCGTCCTGGTCGACTACCTCGACGACCACTACCCCATCCACCTGTTCGACGACGACGGCCTCTGCATCGACGAGCACACCTCCCCCTACTCCTGGAACGACGACCCGCTCTGCACCGCCGAGAAGGTGATCGCGGCCCTGGAAGGTGCCGCGAAGCAGTGGGACCGCCTCCACACCGAGGGAGGCGAGAACTGATGTTCACCGTCAAGGCGTCCTTGACGCGCCTTCCCCGTCAGAAGCGCCGCAGCGTCGTCGAGAACGACGAGTTCGCCGCGTTCGCCCGTCGCATCATCCGCGCCCACGGCCGCCGCGTCGCGGCTGGTGACGTGGAAGCTCTCCGCGACCTCGTCGCTCTGTCCTCGTCCATTGACGACGCGATCGGCGACGCCGTCATGGGCCTGCGGGCCTTCGGCTACTCCTGGTCGGAGATCGGGCAGCGGCTCGGCATCTCCAAGCAGGCCGCCCAGCAGCGGTGGGGCGGTGAGAGGCCGTGACCG from Micromonospora sp. WMMD812 harbors:
- a CDS encoding FtsK/SpoIIIE domain-containing protein; the encoded protein is MAVIAEAAPVPVGPGLSMFDPIFVGIDEFGQPVYITLAYRNLLAGGEPGGGKSGLLNCIAAHAALSVDSRLVLLDGKLVELGQWEDVADAFIGPDITEALNVLRRLQVVMNNRYAWLRAHGRRKVTALDGLTVITVLVDEIAYYSATVGAKQEQEEFVALLRDLVARGRAAGIPVVAATQRPSFDIIPTSLRDLFGYRAAFRCTTPNSSNIVLGHGWAEQGYSATDISPTNQGAAYLIAEGGIPRRIKVAYLTDTQISGIADYAAWIRRPATTPAGTPTEWEAVA